The Paraburkholderia megapolitana genomic sequence GGCGGCCGTGGCGTTGTTTCAGCAGCTTCGTGAGGCTTTGTTCGGCCGCATTACTCGGCTGGCCATCGCGCACCCGCACGGTGATGCTGTCGAGATACTGCTGGCCGAACAGCCGTCCGCTCGCGGTGGTGTAGGGCACCCAGACGTTGAGGCTCTTCACGTCGCCGAACGCGCTCTTCTTTTCTGCGGCGATGCCGATCACGACACACGGCAGGTTGTCGATCAGGATCACTTCGCCGAGCGGGCTCGGGTTCTTGCCGAACAGCTTGCGCCGCGTGTTCTGATCGATCACGGCCACCTGAGCCTGACGGCGTACCTCGTCGGGCCCGAAGCCGATGCCTTGCGCCATCTTCATGCCGCGCACCTGGAAGAAGCTCGCACCGACACCGCTGATCAGCGCATTGACGTCGACGTTACGGTGGCGCAGCAGCAGGCTGCGCGAGGTCTCGGGCGTCGCGCTGTCGATGTAATGCTGTTCGCCGAGGGCGGCGACGTCGGCGGGCACGAGCGTCTGGATCGAGCTTGCGTTGGTATCGCCCCAGTCTTTGCCCGGATAGATGTTGATCGTGTTGGTGCCGATGGCGCCGATCTCGTCGAGCATGTAGCGCTTGGCCCCTTCGCCGATCGCGACGATCGACACCACCGACGTGATACCGATGATGATGCCGAGCATCGTCAGCAGCGTGCGCAACCGGTGCGAGACCAGCGCGATCCACGCCATCTTGAACGCTTCGGTGAAGCGACCGAAGCCTGCCGATAGTCGGCGCACGTGGCGCGCTGCGGTGCCCGTTCCGGCATCGTCGGGTCCATCGTTCTCCACGGCGCGCACGTTGCGGCGATCGCGAACGATTTCGCCGTCGCTGATCTCGATGATGCGCCGCGCGTGCGCAGCCACGCTTTCGTCGTGCGTGACGATGATGATGGTATGACCGAGCGCGTTCAGTTCGCGCAGGATGCGGATCACGTCCTGACCGCTCTTCGTATCGAGCGCGCCTGTTGGTTCGTCGGCAAGGATCACTTCGCCGCCGTTCGTCAACGCACGGGCGATACTCACGCGTTGCTGCTGGCCGCCCGATAACTGGCTCGGCCGATGTTCGGCGCGCTCGGCAAGCCCGAGACGCGCGAGCAGGTGCGCCGCTCGTTCGCGCCGCTCGGCATGCGTGCTGCCGGCGTAGACGGCGGGCATTTCGACATTGCCCGCGGCGGTGAGGTGCGGCAGCAGGTGGTAGCGCTGGAAGATGAAGCCGAAGTGCTCGCGACGCAGCTGCGCGAGTTCGTCACCGGTCAACTCGCCGGTTTCGCGTCCGCCGACCCGGTAGCTGCCTTCGCTCGGATGATCGAGGCAGCCGAGGATGTTCATCAGCGTCGACTTTCCCGAGCCCGATGCGCCGATGATGGCGACGATCTCACCTGCCTCGATGGAGAGGTTGACGTCCTTCAGCACCACGACGTCCTTGTCGCCCGCGGGGAATCGACGCGTGACGTTGGTCAGTTGCAGCAACGGTTGCGGCATCGTCAGTTCACCACGTCGGATGCCGTGGCTCCGGCACCGGCCCCGGCCATATCGGAGCCTTCACCGATGATCACACGCTCGCCTTCCTTGAGACCCGACAGCACTTCCACGTTGACGTTGTTGTTGATGCCGGTGCGTACCTTGCGGGTGTCGACCTGGTTGTCGCGGTCGAGGACCCGCACCGGGTAGGTGCCGTCCTTGTTCTTGTCGCCGAGTGCGGCAACCGGGATGTTGAGCGCGTTGGATGCGGTGCCGAGCAGCACGTTGACCTGCGCCGTCATCGAGATGCGCAGCAGGTGGCCAGGATTGGGCACTTCGAACAGCGCGTTATAGAACACCGCCGCGTTCGGTTTCGACGAGCCGCCGCCTATGCCGCCCAGACTGCTTTGCGAGTCGGCGAAGTTTTGTGGTGCAGGCTCGACCGCGCGCAGCTTGCCGTAATAGCGCTTGTCAGCCTCGCCGAGGATGGTGAAGTACGCGGTCTGGCCAGGATGGATGCGGATCACGTCCGCTTCCGATACCTGTGCCTTTACCGTCATCGTGTCGAGGTCGGCGAGCTTGAGGATCACGGGCGCCTGTTGTTGAGCGATCACCGTCTGGCCTTCCTGCGTCACGATCGCGACCACTTCGCCGTCCATCGGCGCGACGATCCGC encodes the following:
- the macB gene encoding macrolide ABC transporter ATP-binding protein/permease MacB — protein: MPQPLLQLTNVTRRFPAGDKDVVVLKDVNLSIEAGEIVAIIGASGSGKSTLMNILGCLDHPSEGSYRVGGRETGELTGDELAQLRREHFGFIFQRYHLLPHLTAAGNVEMPAVYAGSTHAERRERAAHLLARLGLAERAEHRPSQLSGGQQQRVSIARALTNGGEVILADEPTGALDTKSGQDVIRILRELNALGHTIIIVTHDESVAAHARRIIEISDGEIVRDRRNVRAVENDGPDDAGTGTAARHVRRLSAGFGRFTEAFKMAWIALVSHRLRTLLTMLGIIIGITSVVSIVAIGEGAKRYMLDEIGAIGTNTINIYPGKDWGDTNASSIQTLVPADVAALGEQHYIDSATPETSRSLLLRHRNVDVNALISGVGASFFQVRGMKMAQGIGFGPDEVRRQAQVAVIDQNTRRKLFGKNPSPLGEVILIDNLPCVVIGIAAEKKSAFGDVKSLNVWVPYTTASGRLFGQQYLDSITVRVRDGQPSNAAEQSLTKLLKQRHGRQDFFTYNMDSVVKTVAKTGQSLTLLLSLIAVISLVVGGIGVMNIMLVSVTERTREIGIRMAVGARQTDIMQQFLVEAVLVCLMGGAIGIVLSFGMSFLFSLFVSQWKMVFSATSIVSAFLCSTLIGVVFGFMPARNASRLDPIDALARD
- the macA gene encoding macrolide transporter subunit MacA yields the protein MKKNQRRWIGVVAGIAALILIAGLCLHFFAGDKGPQYLTAKVGRTNLENAVIATGTLQAFRQVDVGAQVSGQLKSLKVKLGDKVTKNQWLAEIDPVISENALRQAEANEQNLVAQKRSAAAQLVQAELAFKRQQQMLPDDSTSRQDYETAQANLGVQRASIASFDAQIRAARIQIETAQANLGYTRIVAPMDGEVVAIVTQEGQTVIAQQQAPVILKLADLDTMTVKAQVSEADVIRIHPGQTAYFTILGEADKRYYGKLRAVEPAPQNFADSQSSLGGIGGGSSKPNAAVFYNALFEVPNPGHLLRISMTAQVNVLLGTASNALNIPVAALGDKNKDGTYPVRVLDRDNQVDTRKVRTGINNNVNVEVLSGLKEGERVIIGEGSDMAGAGAGATASDVVN